A stretch of DNA from Nitrospira sp. KM1:
TTTGTCGCGGGTCATCCGCCAGACCTTCCCCGTCGTGAAGTCCGAGACGTACATATTGCCCCAGCGGTCGAAATCAACACCGCGCAAGTTGGAAAAACGTCCGGAAAAAAATCCGTTCGAAAACAGTTCCGTGACGGTTCCTTCCTGCGAAATCTCAGAAATCTTGCCTTTGTCCCAACTCACCGCGATGATATGGCCCGACTTGGGATGTATGGCCAGTCCCGTAGGCCCGGCCAGTGCCGCATCAGCGGCCAGGACTGTCACGTGTCCTGCCGCGGGGTCAATACGATAAATGGTGTTGGCCTTCTGATCGGAACAGTACAAAAATCTGTGCCCGTCATAGGCGACATCGGTCAACGACACCCCGTGTCCAGTTCCGGGCGCGACTGCGAGAGTAAAAATCGATTCCCCCGTTTTCGTGTTGAATCCTCTCAGCGTATCCAGGTCCGCGACATATAGCACATCACTGGCAAGCGCCATCCCTTTTGGCGCATGAAGCGTGACGCGATCTCTTCCTCCTTGAATGAACTTGAGCTTGACCACCTTGCCCGTCGCATCCAGCTTGGTAATAAATCCATTGTTGTCGGCAGCTTCAGGTTCGCCGTTTACGCTGGAGATAAAATAGTCTGTGCCCGACTCAGTCGCCACAAAACTGTATGGTGACTGTAGGTCGGTGACCGTAACCTGGGCCTCAGCTTCTCGCATGGGTGTGAAACACAGGACAACGCCAAGGCAAAGCCAGTGAAAGGGAAGGTAAGATGTTATGGGTAGGAGCACGGGTGAAGCTCAGATTTTGGTGAATGAAGGTACAGTTGCAGTGTCGTGCGAGCATCGTATCTTCCGATCTACGGACTGTCAAGGAACGGCGGCTGCCAGATGCACACTCATGTTCTGGAGGACGGCGTCGCATGTGGATTCAACAGCTGGGCGGCAAGCCGGCTCTCTCCGTGCAGGCGTTGACTTGCACAAAAATGCCCTGGTATCGTGCGCTGCCTCCCGAATTTCATAAGACCGGGCAGGTCCGCTGTTCGTTCAGCAGATCACACTGAGTCAACGCACTCAAGCACGGAGGGACATGTGGCGGCACGAATCATCGACGGGAAAGCCCTAGCACAGCAAGTAAGAGATCGTTTGGCGGTGGAATCAGCCGCCCTATTGGCCAAAACAGGAATCAAACCGGGATTGGCGACCATTCTCGTAGGAGACGATCCCGCTTCGCACGTCTATGTGCGCAACAAACAGAAAGCTTGCGAACAGGCTGGAATTTACGTTGACGATCACAAGTTATCCGCTTCGACAGCTCAGTCGGAGTTGCTGGCTCTCATCGAAAAGAAGAATGCTGATCCGAAGATTCATGGGATCCTCGTCCAACTCCCTTTACCGAAGCATATAGACAGTAAGGTCATCCTTGAAGCTGTTTCTCCGCACAAGGATGCGGACGGGTTTCATCCATATAATTTTGGACGGTTAGTCGAAGGCCATCCTGTTTTCGAGGCCTGCACGCCCAAAGGGGTCATCAAGATGATCGAGTCAGCCGGAGTGTCCATCGAAGGGAAGCGTGCCGTGGTGCTGGGCAGAAGCAATATCGTGGGAAAACCGCTGGCGCTTATGCTGTTGCAACGCCATGCGACCGTGACGATTTGTCATTCCAAGACCAAGGATCTTCCCGCTGTGTGCCGGGAAGCGGACCTCCTTCTGGTTGCGATTGGGAAGGCAAAATTCGTCACCGCCGACATGGTGCGCGAAGGTGCAGTGGTCATCGATGTGGGTACGAATAAAACTCCCGAAGGAAAGCTGTGCGGTGATGTGGATTACGAGCCGGTCAGCCAAAAGGCGGGCTGGATCAGCCCCGTTCCCGGCGGGGTCGGTCCCATGACGATAGCGATGTTGCTGGACAACACGGTCGAGTCTGCGAAGAGAATGGCCGGAATGTAACGGGCGGCGACAGCCGCCGCAAGGGTCTGGTTGATATGGAGCAGGAGCCGAAACGTCTACTCGAAGTGCTCGATCGCGGGCAGTTTGCCGTCACGATCGAATACAACCCTCCCAAAGGAACGAATCTCACAGCAGTACTCGACAATGCCAAGACCATGGTCGGGCGTGTACATGGGGTCAATGTCACCGATAACACGGCCGCAGTGGTCCGCGCTGGCTCTCTCCCCGTGTGTCGCCTGCTCTATGAGTTGGGGCATGATCCGGTCATGCAGATGACCTGTCGGGACCGGAATCGCATCGCGATGCAGTCGGACTTGATGGGCGCGCATATGCTTGGGATTCGGAACATTCTCTGTCTCACAGGTGATTATCCGACGGTCGGAGATCATAAAGACGCGAAACCCGTCTACGACTTGGATTCCGTTCAGGTCATGCAGCTCGTGCAGGGGCTCAATCATGGGCGGGATATGGCCGGACATGCCCTCGACGGCGCCACCGCTTTCCATATCGGGGCTGCCGTAACTCCGGAGGCAGATCCGGTCGGCCCGATGCTGGCGAAGTTTGAAGTGAAGGTCAAAGCCGGCGCAAGATTCTTCCAAACGCAGGCAATTTACAATCCGGACCAGTTTGCGGAGTTTATGAAGGCGGTTCGACCGTTCAAAGTCAAGGTGCTGGCCGGCATCCTCGTCATGCGCAACGCCAAGATGGCAGAGTTCATGAATGCGAATATTCCAGGGGTATCGGTTCCGCAGGCGATGATCGATGAGCTGCGGGCGGCAGGCGCCCGGTCCGAGGACGCGGGAGTTGAAATCGCGGTCCGCACGATCAAGGCCGTGCAACCGCACTGCGATGGTGTCCACATCATGGCGATCAAGGCAACTCATCGTTTGGGGGAGATTCTGACAAAGGCTCAACTTGGTTGATGACCATCCCTGAACTCCGACAATACAAGGGAGGGAAAAAACTCGTCGTGGTGACGGCGTATGACGCCCTCTTCGCCCGTATTATCGAGCAGGCGGGAATCGATGTACTCCTGGTCGGTGATTCACTTGGAGTGGTGGTGCAAGGACAAGCGAATACTCTTGGCGTTTCGATGGACGAGATGTTCTACCACACCAGACTGGTTGCAGAGGCGGCTCAACGCGCTCTCGTTATCGGCGACATGCCGTTTATGTCGTACCAGGCGAGCCGAGAAGATGCGATTCGCAATGCAGGTCGATTGGTGCAGGCAGGGGCTCATGCCGTGAAACTCGAAGGCGGCTCCACGATCATTGATCAGGTCGACGCCATTACGCAGATTGGGATCCCCGTGGTGGGACATCTCGGCATGACGCCGCAATCGGTCCACCGGTACGGCGGTTATAGAGTTCAGGGAAAAGCTGAAGAAGACGCCGAGGTCTTGGTCAACGACGCCAAGGTGCTGGAGGCTGCAGGGGCAGTAGCGGTCGTGCTGGAAGCGATTCCCGCCATGCTCGCGAAGCGTATTACCGAACAAGTGTCCATGCCCACGATCGGTATCGGTGCAGGTCCTCATTGCGACGGCCAAGTGCTGGTATTGTACGACCTTCTTGGTTTGTTCGACGAATTCGTTCCGAAGTTTGTGAAGCCCTATGCTCACCTCAAGGCTGACGCTCTTCAGGCGCTCAGGCGGTATAAAGAGGAAGTCGAACAGAGCAAATTCCCGTCGGATTCGGAGAGCTACCATTAACTGTCGCGCGGCAACGTGCGATTCCCCGCCAGTCATCTCATTAGAATTGCCTTGAGGTTCCCTTTGATCCGTATATTCTTGATACGGAATGCCCGTGCCGCCCACTGGTGGGTGACAAGCTTCTCAAAATAATTCGTAACGAAATCTCCGAATCTGCAAGGTGGAATCGAGCATGGAGTGGATCGAGGACTGCGAAATGCGCGGTTCGAGCGTACAGTCTATTCGTCCCGTGTCTCTTCCTGATAAGAATCATCCTCTTTACCACCGTAGAGAGACTGTTTCCGGCGCGGAAGACTCCATCCGTAGCATCTTCTTCAATGATCTCTTGGGCTGTACGCTAGTGGGGCTCGTCCTCATTCCAGCAGCTGAGTCAGTCAGTAGCCTGCCGGCTATTCGTGTGGATCTTCGCCTACCCATTCTTCGGATTAACGCCCTGGGTGGACCTCCTTTGCCGGATTGTCGTCCCACATGCTGTTCAACGACCGGATGCACATGAATATCACCTGGCAATCCAATTGGCTCAAGTGGGTTCTCGTGACACCCAGGCATCATCATGCGAACATAGTCGAAACTCCGCCCATGCCAATGTCAATTTCGGCGTGACGTTCATCGTGTGGGATCGAATATTCGGAACATATGTTCATCTAGAAACGGTCACTGAACCCATCTCATTCGAAATCAACGAGAGGGTCCCTCTTCCCCGTTTGTTGCAGGAGTTTGATCAAGAATACAGGACTTACCTGGCAAGTCCTGGAACTTGAAACACCGCCCGGTCACTCACGCGTAGCGCGGTCAATTCTCGTCCCCATACACAGCCGCTGTCGATCATCAGTAAATTGGTCTCTACGTGGAGTCCGAGCGCAGCCCAGTGCCCTGCGATAATCGTTACGTCGGCACTCTGCCTATCGGGGAAACTAAACCATGGCCGATATCCTTGAGGGGCTTCGTCAGGTCTCCCCGAAAAATTCGACAGATCGCCCGAGACGGTACAGGTCCTTATTTTTGTGAAGATACGAGTGATCGCAGCCAAGCGCTTGAGGCCTCGGAGGGACGCATGCCATCTGACCGTCGGCTCATGAAAGAGTTCCCGCAGCAAGGTTCGGTAATCAGGGCCAGCCAAGAAATGTTCCACTTCTCCGGCCAAGCGGAAGGCTTCATCGGCTGTCCACGTTGGCAGCAGGCCGGCATGGACCATGAGGTAGGCGTCATCTCGAAACACTAGCGGTAGATGACGAAGCCAAGCGGTGAGCTCGCTGCGGTCAC
This window harbors:
- a CDS encoding methylenetetrahydrofolate reductase — encoded protein: MEQEPKRLLEVLDRGQFAVTIEYNPPKGTNLTAVLDNAKTMVGRVHGVNVTDNTAAVVRAGSLPVCRLLYELGHDPVMQMTCRDRNRIAMQSDLMGAHMLGIRNILCLTGDYPTVGDHKDAKPVYDLDSVQVMQLVQGLNHGRDMAGHALDGATAFHIGAAVTPEADPVGPMLAKFEVKVKAGARFFQTQAIYNPDQFAEFMKAVRPFKVKVLAGILVMRNAKMAEFMNANIPGVSVPQAMIDELRAAGARSEDAGVEIAVRTIKAVQPHCDGVHIMAIKATHRLGEILTKAQLG
- a CDS encoding symmetrical bis(5'-nucleosyl)-tetraphosphatase, translated to MATYAIGDVQGCASQLDQLVRQIGFNAQTDRLWFVGDLVNRGPDSVGVLRFIKSLGGTASVVLGNHDLFLLAAAEELVSLRPKDTIHDVLAARDRSELTAWLRHLPLVFRDDAYLMVHAGLLPTWTADEAFRLAGEVEHFLAGPDYRTLLRELFHEPTVRWHASLRGLKRLAAITRIFTKIRTCTVSGDLSNFSGRPDEAPQGYRPWFSFPDRQSADVTIIAGHWAALGLHVETNLLMIDSGCVWGRELTALRVSDRAVFQVPGLAR
- the folD gene encoding bifunctional methylenetetrahydrofolate dehydrogenase/methenyltetrahydrofolate cyclohydrolase FolD — translated: MAARIIDGKALAQQVRDRLAVESAALLAKTGIKPGLATILVGDDPASHVYVRNKQKACEQAGIYVDDHKLSASTAQSELLALIEKKNADPKIHGILVQLPLPKHIDSKVILEAVSPHKDADGFHPYNFGRLVEGHPVFEACTPKGVIKMIESAGVSIEGKRAVVLGRSNIVGKPLALMLLQRHATVTICHSKTKDLPAVCREADLLLVAIGKAKFVTADMVREGAVVIDVGTNKTPEGKLCGDVDYEPVSQKAGWISPVPGGVGPMTIAMLLDNTVESAKRMAGM
- the panB gene encoding 3-methyl-2-oxobutanoate hydroxymethyltransferase is translated as MTIPELRQYKGGKKLVVVTAYDALFARIIEQAGIDVLLVGDSLGVVVQGQANTLGVSMDEMFYHTRLVAEAAQRALVIGDMPFMSYQASREDAIRNAGRLVQAGAHAVKLEGGSTIIDQVDAITQIGIPVVGHLGMTPQSVHRYGGYRVQGKAEEDAEVLVNDAKVLEAAGAVAVVLEAIPAMLAKRITEQVSMPTIGIGAGPHCDGQVLVLYDLLGLFDEFVPKFVKPYAHLKADALQALRRYKEEVEQSKFPSDSESYH